AGAATATAGATGAAGTCGCGCTCCGAATGCACGTTGCCGAGCAACGCCACTCGCGAAAGAATCTCCATCTCGTCGCCTGAAATGTTGTGAACCCGCTGCAGTTGCTGGTTCTTCTTGAAATCATTCCAGGCCGAATCGGCCGCTGACTCGGTCTCGGGGCTCAGCAGTGCGTGCGCGCGAGGATTGGCGAGGAAAAATAGTTCACGGCGACCGAGTCCGAGTACTTCCGCCAGGCGCGTTAAAATCTTATCGGAAGGATGGCGTTTGCCTGATTCGAGGTGGCCGACGTATGGGGTGGAGGTCTTGATGCGACGGGCTACTTCCTCTTGAGTGAGGTCGAGATGGCGTCTGCGCTCACGAATGACCTGTCCAAAACTGCGTTCCTTGATGCGTGCCATTGATCCTATTCCCCTTTGTTTGTGCCGATTTGGCGCGATCTGCGATTTGACCGCATCCTCGCCAGAAAGGTGATATTCGACCCTTACAGTTAGTAGCATCAAAATAACTTAAAGACAAATATACTGCCGGTGGATTTGCACAGGCCCATTCAACAGCGCCATACGTTTGCGAACGGCGTCGTCCTACAAACTGTTAGACTTCGCGAGTTCAGGAATATTTAATGGAAAGTGGACTTATTTTGCGATTAAGCCCTATTCATGCATTTCAGGGGCGATCCCGGTCAATTTCCGTAGGGATTTCGCCCGTGATTGAGATAAATCGAAAAATCGGCGACGCCATCGTCGGCACGCGGTGGACTCTTGAAGTGCACGGCAGCTCCGCGACGGAGGCCGTCCAGCGAAACAATATCTTTGCCGATCGAGCGGCCGTCGCGATCGAAATATTGGACTTCGACCTGGAGAGGGCCTGTGTCGTCGCCGGTATTGTGAACCTCGCCTTCGACCAACACCTGGCCGCCGCTTCGCACCAGGCGAGTTGCGGCTACCTTGACCGGTTCCGTGCCGACCAAGGCGAAGAACACGTAGCCAGCGAAGCATAGCGCGCCGAGCAGAACGATGATCGCGCCTTTACGCATGCGGGGCACAGGCTGTTACGTGCGCGAGCAAGCGT
The window above is part of the Candidatus Binatus sp. genome. Proteins encoded here:
- a CDS encoding helix-turn-helix transcriptional regulator, coding for MARIKERSFGQVIRERRRHLDLTQEEVARRIKTSTPYVGHLESGKRHPSDKILTRLAEVLGLGRRELFFLANPRAHALLSPETESAADSAWNDFKKNQQLQRVHNISGDEMEILSRVALLGNVHSERDFIYIL
- a CDS encoding FxLYD domain-containing protein — translated: MRKGAIIVLLGALCFAGYVFFALVGTEPVKVAATRLVRSGGQVLVEGEVHNTGDDTGPLQVEVQYFDRDGRSIGKDIVSLDGLRRGAAVHFKSPPRADDGVADFSIYLNHGRNPYGN